A window of Miscanthus floridulus cultivar M001 chromosome 12, ASM1932011v1, whole genome shotgun sequence genomic DNA:
TTGTAGACACCAGATGCACTTGTAGTCTAGTGCTTTGTAAGAGGATAAAGAGGAAAACTACTATCACCATGGCTCTGCTGAACAACCTCGATGCGTTAGCACTCGAAGCTAagaaagatgcatgtgtatggagACCATCAGGGACTCGATTTGAGAGCCTTACAGCAGTTGTGCTCTGCAGTCCGCGAGATCTCAGGAGCCCTCTCGTGGCGAGGGCGGTCGACACCAACCTCTTCATGGTAGTACCCTGCGAACGGCGGATTCAACAACAAACAATGAGATTAAGGAAGGTGATCTGCCAAACGAGTTGGAGAAATCAGCAACAGCCAAATTCCCATCGCAGCATCAGCGAACTCGTGCTGTCGTGCAACACGATAGTACGAACGACACGGACAGCGCGTCACCGACGGCAAGCTTCGCGTGGGGAAAGGGGTTTCAGACTTTCAGTTGGACCCTCCAGATTTTGTGGAAAATCAACTGGAATTATTATCCCCCTCGAAACAACAACAAATCCACGACAAATTGGAAGGAATGGAGGGTCCAAGCAAGCCAGGCCATGGTTTTCCTTACCAGCAAAGGAAGGAGCCAATTCAAAGTCCACTCTGCGCCGGCCGGCCTAGGAGAGGAGAGAACGACGAGGGAAGGGAGGATGGATGGCCACCGGAGACACAGACGAGACGGCGTGCTTCGCTTCGGCGGAACGGCGGGGCCGCAGGCGTGTGCGTGCTCACCTTCTCGGGTGTATGGGCTGGGCCGCTGGGGAAACGGTGTTGTCTGTGAGAATGAATTGTGCGCTTGGGCTTCTTGCACAGTTTGTTTCCGAGTGGATTTCCTATCcgtctcttttttttaaaaaaaaaaaactcctatATATCCGTCTTttgaggaaagaaaaaaaaaagactctATGTTATTTTTCTGAAATCGTTGTAATCTGATTTTATTTCACCGGACTTTATAACGAGATATTTTATTCTCTGAAATATTAAAATTACCACCCTACTCCTGGATTGAAGTGGTGTTGAAGGCACAAAACGAGTAGCAAGGGCTAGTACGTTCGAAGCCGCACACGGTCTAGCACACATCGGAGAAAATCTCAAACACATCAAGACCGGCCAGCATGATGGCCACACATATTTAACACCATTATTCATCTAAAAACCTCGTGAAAGACCTCCTGAAAAGAACCGTAAGAGAGGACCACCATGATGTTATCTAGAATCAGCAACGACACCGAGAACATCAACGAATCCAGTAGAGGGATGCGCTGGACAACATAAGACTAGAAGAGATAAAAGTGGGGGAAAGTAGTAGTAGATTGATTGTTGATCGATTTGTGTTTGATTGTGGACCTCAATCGGCACTGATATAGTTTGGAGAAGATTATTATATTTACACATTTACACGTGCTAAACCTATGGTTCCATTTTCCATGCAAGTGCGAAGCATCACGTCACGCGGCGTTGGCCATCATGGCCCATGGCGAACCCACGATCGAATCGTATGCAAATGCATGCACGTCGAAGCTCAATTTTTGAAGAAGATTTCGCACAAACTGCACGACGACGACTCGACGAGGCGCCAGCCGGCTGCCGCCTGTGAAAAAAATTGCATGGGCGATGGGTGCAGCGTGCCGCTCGTGTGACCCCCAGCTGGATGGATGACGCGTGGACTTGCCTTCAATCCGACGGCAGCTGGAATCGACGCAAAAACTGAAGCCAAATCGCCCACACGGCTCGGCTCAACCCTTTCCGTCGTGACCCTCGTCTCCCCTGGCTCCGCCGCCGCTGTACCTGCAGCCCGCCGCGCCGCCTAACTCCACCGCCGCGGAAGAGCACGACGCGGCCTCTAACTCCACCGCCGCCGAGCTTGTGCAGGAAGGGCACGCAGTTGACGGCCAGCGTCTCGTCGAGGTCCAGCTCCATCCCCGTGGCGGGGTCAGCGGCGAGCTCGGCGGCGTCGAGGATCGCCTGGTTCGTCGTCAGGTGCGCGAACCACAGGAACGGTGCGATCTGGTTGTCCGCCAGGTACGCCGCCGCTCCCGCGGGAGCCGCCCGGGGCACCGGCAGCGGAGCCCCTCCTGCGGCCGCCGCTGTGACGCCAGGTCCGGCACCCCTGCTGATTCCTGTAGACTTGTATCTGTATCCATCCGGCACCCCTCTGCTGATTCCTGATTTCCTGTACTGACTGTAAAATTGCATGCAGTTTCGATACTCTGGGACATTGGAGCAACATGGATTTGCAAGAACAGGATGTAGGTGCTGCATCGTGACCCATTTGACAAATGATTCAAGAACTATGGATTCCTTGGAGGACTGAAAGTGTACATAAATGTAGATGTTTTGAAAGGACCTAGAGATTGTCAACAAATTGTTTCAGTATAGAGTTCATTGATACTTGTGAAAATAGCGGTTCATAAGAATAATGTAAACTGTGATTTTTATCTGAAATATATTTGGATGTTTTGAAATCAGCAGTGGAATGGATATCTTAATAATCTCATTGTTTCTCTGAAATGTATTATTCTGAACAAAGTCTGTAAGGCTCCAACTCAGAGCAAAGTCAGTAAGGCTCCTATTCAGAGCAAAAGAGACTTTCTAACAGCAAAAGAGCAAATTTACATAGATTCATGATTTTGCACTCCATCAAAATGTAACTTTTCCTAACATCAGTTTGCATTGAAGCATCTTGATCAACTCCCATTAAGAGACTTGTGTATCCTCCTGGTATGTATGGAGCAGCCATTGTAGAAGGATCTGCAATTAAATTGAAGTGTGGCATTGTGGAATTAGCATATCCATCTTGCATGAAAGGAGCAGTGGCTGAAGATGGCCCAGCATTAAAATCCTGTCATAGCACAAGAAAGTGTTCACAAATCATTATTTGGTTTGGATCAGCATTATTTGCTTGTAAGGGAAAAATTATGAAATAGCTAATGTCTTACAGTTATTTGGTTTGAATCAGTATGTTCATCTCCGTTTCTACATCATTATTTTTCAGATCCTTCACCTACAATCAAATATATATGATAATGCAATATTTCAAAAAATTGTAGACATAAGCAAAAGTTAGTGGGCAGGTCACTACCTTTCTTCTgagcacccttcttcttctttcctgtCTTCTTTTCAACAGCATTTTTAAAACGTGTATTCTTTGGACCTTTTATTACCTGAGGAATTTTAAATGATATTACACCATTTAATGGTTCTCGGACATTTTCATTTGGAACTGGAGGAGCCTCCTTGGATTTTTCATGCATCTCACTTAGATAAGTATCCGCTTCCAAGTTCAAGTTATGTATGGCTTTCTGCAATTTATCAAGAAGTTTTTTTGACGGCGAACACTTCAATGCAAGAGATGTGGCCTGTCGAGATATAAGTGCTGCTTGTATTTTCAAATCACCCTTCTCAGTTCCTTGTTTTTCAATATAAAATCCAGTTTTCGCATATTTTGTCCATCTAGGCAGTATATATTGCGATGGCAAAGTGTATACTCCATTCATATTGAAGACTCTAAGAGCATGCTTGCACAATAAACCTGTAAGATATAGTTGCCAATTTAATCATCCTATATTACATATTACAATGTATAAATTGAAATGTAATAGTATACATACCTATCGATTTAAACATCCGGCAAGAGCATGTAATGGTGGAATCTTCAGTGTTGAGTACTACTGTTGCTCCACGATCAGATTGCATATACTTAACAAAGAATGTCAAGCTTGTCCCCGCAGTTTCAACAATTCACAAGACAATGTAAACTGTCTTTTAAATTCTTCCTCAAACTCTGAATACATTCTCCTTGTATATGATTCAGCTGCAGTATTGAGCATAGGTAGATTTGGAATGTATGTAACTGGGTTCTTTCAGCGTGACTTAAAATCAGCATCCAACTCATTTGCACGGAGACTCACTGCAACCTTCTCCCATTCTACAAGGAGTTCCAAAAGATCCGAGTTTCCTACGAAATCTTTTCTTGAAGACATTATTCATACCTTCACTTCTTTGGATCGAGTTCATGTCTGCTGTAAAAAAGTTACGGTATACCGCAGCCTACTTTGCCCTCAAAGCATATAGGTTTGTCATCCATGAGTTATTCTTAAGGTTGTATTTAGCCAACAATTCATGACATTTCTCTATGAAGTAAGTTTCTGATATGTCTTCATACACACATTTTTTGAAATCTGGTAGAAACTTGTTATCCGACGCATGAATTACATGACTAAGATGTTTAGCAGCATTTAAGCAAATGTGCCACAAACAAAGACAGTGGCTTGTATTTGGGAATACATAAGCAATTGCTGCTGCCATAGCTGCATCTTGATCTGTAAAAATTGTACTGGATGCTTTCCTGACATTGTCGTTAGAAATGTTTCAAAAAGCCAAACAAATGATTCAATAGTTTCATTAAATAGAAATGTACACCCAAAAATTATTGTTTGCTTGTGATGGTTGCAACCAAGAATCGGAGCAAAAGGCATTTTCTGGTGTCAAATGAGACAGCATCACCAAAGCATTTGTAATCCATGATAGACTGACCATCTGCCCAGAAGAAATTTGCTATACGACCATCTTCCTTGCCTACCTGAAATGCATAAAAAATATATTATCATGTGACTGTTTATTTCTCAGATATTCAGACAATGTTTGTGCATCATTGGCTTCTAAGTACTGTCTGCGCTCACGACCAATCTCATTATCGCAATCCATCTTAGCAAATGGTGTGTTTTCTTCCCCTCCATAAAACTCATCCATGAACCCATAAACTTGGGTTGGCTTCATTCTAGCTTCCTGCCCAATTAATTTCCTATCTGTCTCTATAACCTGTTGTTGGGACCTCAGCTTGTGTGCCTTATTTGGACTAGCAAGATAATGATTGTGGTCTAGTATAACCTTTTGCACTCTCCAAATCCCCTCTTTGCTGATACTAAACTGAACACGAGCATCACAATCCGTCCTTGTAATGTCCTTTTGTGTTAACTCATTTTCTCGATGTCCTTAGCTACTACAAACTATACATTTCTAACATATACTACCATCTTGACGGCGCTTTGTCTTACTCTTTCTAATACTGAACCCAAACTTGCCGGCATAGGTGTTGTACATCTCATAAGCATGTTCCTCGAATTGAAAAATCATTCCAACTTCAGGAGTGATCAAATTTTCCCTAGCTTTATCAACCACCGTCTGTACATATCCATTTTCAATTAAAGATGTACTATAATAAAACAAATAATCATGTATTCTGTCAAATTTGTTATATTTTTTTACCTGATCAGGTACTTCATTCTCCACTGATCCATCCAGACGTCTGTGACATGGTGCCGATGGTCTCTACTCCCATGGTAACCGTGGTGTTATGTGAAATATGCGCACTATATGTCAGAAACCGAACAGCATAGAAGAAAAAGCATttgttcaaaagaaaaaaaaaagaaaaggcacAACGATCTAAACAGATAACCAATCTGTGTTTGTTCGTCTTCTCGACGACCATTACCAACAGCATCGATTTCTAGTGCACGTGAATCCTCCATGAGAGAAGAAGATGTCAAGTCAGCCGTTGTGATTCCGTCTTGTTGGCCTCCAACGTTTTCCATGGAGGCGGCTGGTTCATCCATggaagcggcggcggtggcgtgcaACTGGTCTAGGGCTACATGACTTTGACGAGGGCTCAGTCGAGGTGGAGCCGAGCCGTCTACCGATTGGATCCGATTGGGAAGGATAGGGCCCAGCAGATTCCAGCTGCCGTCGGATGGAAGACGAGTCCACGCGGTAACCATCCAGCTGGGGGTCGCACGAGAAGCACACTACACCCATCGCATGCATTTTTTTTTGGAATTCCTTGCGTGTTATTAAAAAAGATTGTAATGTCTTGTGTGTCTCTGAAAAAGTTTAGCGGTCTTCAACAccactgctctaactttttttgtgccctccatgccactaccGTTAGTTTGGACTCTAACGCCTATTAAACtgtaggtgtgaaaagtcgaaaatacccttaagtttaaatatgttattaattatttttgagcatcttaacgacttcaaatgaaaaaactcaaaactagaaagttgtagatctcgtcgagatctataattttcatataaaatttatttttatttaattccgcaaaaaaatatgatttgatttttctaagataatttttatataaaaattatagatctcgacgagatctataactttctaatcttgagttttttcatttgaagtcgttaagatgctaaaaaaattaatgacatatttagacttaaaggAATTTTCGATTTtttacacctgcagtttgacgacgTTAGAGCCTAAACTGATGGCAGTGGTATGGAGAGCATAAAAAAGTTAAagcagtgacgctgaagaccgctgaactttttcagaCACACACGACGTTACGATCACGCCCACGTGTTGCGTGCCAACTAGAAGCACCAGGCTACGCGAGCAGCTACCGTGCTACTGTCTGGGCACACGTGAACATGTCGCGCAGGCGCAGCGAGCACTCTCACTGTAACGTCGCACCTGTTCTCCAATCACCAATAACTCGTCGCGCAGACACGGCACAGTGACGTGCCGCACGCGCACCGCTGCAACAGTAGCGGGTCAAAAACACCACGTTTCTTCGTGGTACCGGCGTGAACAGTAGCAGatcaaaacttttttttttggaagaGTCGGCAAAAGCAATTCTAGATTTTACTagtagaaaaaaaggaaacaagaAACAGCCCAAATCCCATAGATGTTTCGGGTAACAAATCACTAGCCACCTTCTAGATTTCCAAGCTACAAAGAGCCTGGGAGGCGCTTTCTGGGTATAATGTTTTTCTGTCACAACAAATTAATAAAGAGTACTTTTCAGCCTCGAAGCGAACAGGGCAGATATTGGCACAGCAGAGCACTCAGGCTCCCTATCTTGTAAATAAAAGGGGCCTAGCACAGTAGCACgtgtaaataataaatataacTAGCGTGGGTGCCCATGCTTCGCGTGGGAAGGAGGGcagaaaaaaaaggagaaaaaaagaCAGAACGGGTGCACAATGTTTCATAACGGGCGCATGCTGTTCCTTATCAGGTTTGTACTGTTTTTCTTAACGGGCACTGTTTAGCGTGGATCCGGTACTGTTTATTGCAGATCCGGTACCGGCACTGCTGATCTACAGTGATATGAGCCTGGGCGTCGGGATGAACAGTGAAATGGGGCACATTTAAAGTTTTATATAATAAAGATAATCTTCGTAAGTTCGTAACGTTGGAACTCACAATGCCCGAATAAAGGGGGCTTCAGGAATTTACGAAGGTCCACACTCAAGAGGAAACATACCGTTGATGTTCATTGTTCTGTCTGATTTCACAAAACTGAATCGGCGATGACAAAATCTCGCAAACCCCACCAGTACTAAAATGACAAGATGCCAGACTTAATCACAGGATACACGTTCAGGTCAGTAAAAGAACAGATCGAGATCGTAATGGCAGAACATGCGCCCTAAAGAATATGGCGAGTCTGTGGACCAAAATCGTGACAGGAGCATCAAGGGGCGCAAATGTACTGAGGTTTCATGATGTCCGATGATAACACGTGTGCCCCCAAAATGTTCCTCGTGTAAACCACATGGAATTTGATCCTCTAAGACCCTATGTTAACAATGCAGCCCCTTTGCTTAATTACTTTGCCTTCTTGATGAGTGTTGAAGTGCGGAATATGGCATCGTCCTTGATGAAGCTCCAACAGAGATAGGTGAGTGGAATGTTGCTTGCATGCCACAGCGAATGGGCGCCGGCATAACCCATGTATGGAGGGAAGTCGTAGAGTTCAAGAAGCATGGCCAGTGCTCCTCCAAAAACAACTGTCCAGAGCTTCAATCGTGATGGATGCCGGCTTACACCAGCCCAAACTGCCCAGGTCAGAAGTTGAACCACAGCCATCACCACACAAACTTTCATGTTCCATCCTGATAAAAGAATCGTCAGATAAACATATGAGTAGCATACCTAAATCACTAATGATAACACAGTGATGGCTTTTGGTAACAGATATATAGCTAGACAAAGAACGCATATATGGTTGTTCTAATACAAAAATACATGGTAAAACGAGATTGCAGCAGACTGCTAAATCTGTTAAAAGTTAAGTAATTGATATACAAGTCAGATTGCTCTTTGTATAGTGATGGCAAATGTTTAGCAACAGGTGAAAAGATATTTTACCATAGTCAAGCTCATAGAAGTTGAGATACAAGATGTGCGTCGTAACGAATGCCAAAATAGGGGCTGCAAACATCACCCTGGTAGCCTCATCCTTGACATTGAAAGCCCTCAGCAATGAAAGGATTAACGAGTAGCCAAGCAGGGCCACAGCTGAAGAATAGTCCAATTTCTCAGTCAAGTCAATGTCTCTACAGAATAAGACTGATGAATTAGATATCACAGATCACAGAAATATCTCCAAATTGCAGAATATATTTAAGGCTCTGAACAATTTCATACCGAGTATGGAAAATAGTGCTCCAGAACCATGCATTCATTGATAAGATTGCATAGATATGCCACAAGCTAGTATATTCATAGTAAGTTCTCTTGGTTTGGGGTCTAAGAGGCAATTTGTAATTCACTAGAAGGAAAAATGAAAGCCAGCCAGTGAAGTGCATCAGTAGGTTGACAGCAGATAGTGCCGCTGAAAGGGGTTCCTGATAGACCATGTCAGATTTAGTTGAGACATCGCCGAGAACTAATGATAGAAATAGTTGTTTCACACTCAGGATCTCGTCAGAACTAAGCATACCTGGAACACAGAAACACGTAAGAATGGCCACTTTCCATGATATTTAAGGGGGCTCAGACCAAGTGACTGTCGTTCCCCTTCTCTCTGCATCATGCAAAAGTGGCGACAGTCTGTCCTACAGTTCAGGTGTTTCCACTGGATGTAAATTTGCTCCTGGTTATACCAAGAGCCTCCAACAGAAGTATCGTTCTCTTTGGACTGACAATGGCTGATGACGTTCTCCCCAATAATCCCTGTAGTTTGACACTCCTTCACGCAAGTTCTGAAGGTTGATCAGAAGAATAAAGATTTTCATAATCTCTTAATAGTAGTAAGTTGAAGTAATTCATAAAGCAAAGGGCTCAGCATGACATCGAACAGGATGGACAAATAATGTGGCTTTCAGTGCATATCTTACTTATGGCAAATGGGAAGCCAAGAAAATATAAATGTATTCAGCTAGTGTTTCATGAAATTAAATAATGTGAAATGTTACTAAAATCACTTTCAAATTTCAAGAGTGATATTGGTAGTAGCATATGCAAAATGAAAGGAGCCTACAGGAAATAAATACTGCAAACATGGAATATAACCACAACAGGAAAAGGGATTATAATACATTTAGGCATATCTTACAATATGCCTACCCCAACAACATATGTTATGATCCTTAGATCATCTGGGGTTGGGGGATAACCATTGACAGGAAGATGGCCAGGCAAAGTCGGCGTGGAGGGAGACTAGAGTATTTGGGGGAATTGGATTGTTTGTTCTTTCTTCATTGCCCCACTTCTTAGTACATCACCTCTCTTTCTATAGAGAGAGGACTCCTGGCCACCTAAGGAAGGCCCAATCAAATCATATCCAATCCTATCTCTAATTGACCCAAATCTAATCCTATCTCTAACTGATCAAATCCCTCTAATTGATCTAATCTAATCTCTTTAATCGTTATTCCTTCCTTAGCAAGGGCACTATAGGCCACGGCTGTCGCGCTACAGTACCCGCAGGTACTGTTCACGACAGTCCAGGCTGGGCTGTCCTGGGCCCAACACCCATAACACTAGCATTACAAAAAAAGGAAACCCTGTGGCTCAACAGAGCAGGAAACCAAGCGTGCCACAAATACTCCCTTCAGGCAACTAGCCTCTACCACCCCGACTCAATGCTTTTGCAGTACGTTGCTTTTATCTGTTGTTTACCTACTTTTTAGAAATAGATCTACTTCTTTTTATGAAATCAAATAATATATGCCTTCGACATTATAAATTAAGATAAGAAAAGAGAACATAATGATACCATTGGGCATTGGGATTAGCTTCAGATAGAACAGACCTGTTCTTTACAAATTTACATAACAAATCTAGTTAAATTATTTTCTCGAACACGAATCTAGTGAAATTTATCCGAAAAAAACTAGGAACAGAATGCATAAGTTGTCTTTTGGACCTTGAGCAGAACATATGCCCAAAGCATGAGAAATGAACACGTATGAAAATTACAATTTAGCTATGAAATACTAGATACTCCCTCATGTCCGATTTCCAAGGCGTGAAACCTAAAATACAGATATCAAGACACTCATGAGGAACACTGCGGTCGTGCATAGGATGATTTAC
This region includes:
- the LOC136496700 gene encoding uncharacterized protein encodes the protein MGRSAWAVRLASLLAFGLVLVSVEASIGDVDPRYRTCVKECQTTGIIGENVISHCQSKENDTSVGGSWYNQEQIYIQWKHLNCRTDCRHFCMMQREGERQSLGLSPLKYHGKWPFLRVSVFQEPLSAALSAVNLLMHFTGWLSFFLLVNYKLPLRPQTKRTYYEYTSLWHIYAILSMNAWFWSTIFHTRDIDLTEKLDYSSAVALLGYSLILSLLRAFNVKDEATRVMFAAPILAFVTTHILYLNFYELDYGWNMKVCVVMAVVQLLTWAVWAGVSRHPSRLKLWTVVFGGALAMLLELYDFPPYMGYAGAHSLWHASNIPLTYLCWSFIKDDAIFRTSTLIKKAK